The genomic interval TCTGGTAGCTCAGAAGACAAGAACGTTCAAAGACAAAGGTGGATAGTGTAGTCCCCTCTCAGGAGGCTTCAGAGTTAATTCTCTGAGGAACTGAGCTAGTGGCTGTAAGTGTTACAGCCCTGAGGAAAAAGGTCTGTCCCAATAGAAGTATTGCAGCTCTGAAAAATGTATCTTGGCAGTCCTGAGCTGAgaaataccacaaagtcacactgcacagcaaacctcacacaagagatttattgggtAAGACACAAAAGAGTGGCTATCCCTGTTCAAGCAGGATGCAGCAAAGAACTGACTGGGAGACGGGCTTCTATAGGGTTTCTGGGTACTGGGGTGGGGAGTAGAGActtcatgctcatggataggtggGTTTTCAAAACCCAGAAATGAGTTTAGACTTTTATTTTACCCTACAGGAGCCATTTGTGTGACGTTCCAGCCAAAGCTGGCTTTGTTCTGCCAGTGCTCAGAGAAGTTAGGTTGAACGTCCAAGTACGGACTGATGGTTTGGTGGAAGAAATATCAAGACAGGTGAATGTTCAGGCTTCCATGTGGCTATTGTTTACCAGGCTTGCCTGGGTCTACAGTGAAAGGGGGGCCAAGAGTTGGGCAGAAGAATATAGCAAAAGGCACAGTTGGGAGGGAAAAGGGGTACCTACAAGTTTGAAATTATAGCAGAAGCAAGTGCTGAAAAAAGACAATAGCTGTTCAGGAGGAACCTCCCTCTGTGCTGGAGCAATAAGGTGTCCTGAGAACAGGTCCCTACCCATCAAAGGCATGGGAGGAGAAACGGCCTTTATCAGAGTGCTTGCCTCCCATATGGCAAGCCCTGGGCTTGATCCTCAGCGCCACATAAAACAGGACAGGGACGAACatccctgtaaccccagcactcaggaggtggaggcaggatgatcagacATTCAGTCATTCATGACTGCTTATCGTGTCCAAGGCTATTGTAGCTAAATAAAaccatggttggttggttggttggttggtgggtgggtggttttTCAGACAAggagagggtttctctgtcctggaactcattctatataCCTAGCAAGCTTCGAACTCAAGAAATATGCcctcctctgccccctgagtcCTAATCTTGACTCTCCTAGCTTGTCTCAGGTCTCTGTCCCttcactgtctcttcctgcttATTTTCCTCTGGACTTGGTGTTTGGCTCGTACTTCTTTTCTTTCAATATAAGGGGGCTTATTTGGGGAAATGGAGTGGAATGAGGACCTggagaaggggtagaggcagatgTGTGGACATgtagacagggagacagacaggagcagagccatgagtgcagagaagaggatggggcacagagaaggacagaaagagaaaaggagagggagggggagggagggaggggagggagggagagtgagcgCTGGAGTGGATATCACACCAGTCCCAAGGCACCTGACATCCTCATgctctctgtgggcaccaggcctgCACATggaacatatgcatacatgcaggcaaacacacatccacatgaaataatttttaagttttaagatttaattttattatgcgtgcttgtatgtttgtgtgtgtgtgtgggggggggtgttcatatgtgtacaggcacctgtggagaccagaggtgtccaggtcccctggagctgaagttacaagcaattgtgagctgccagtaacactggtgctggaaactgaactcaggtcctctgcaagagcagtatgctctcctaaccactgagccctggCTCCAGCCCTGGCTTACATACAGGTTTTTATTCAGGCCCCTTCTGCCAGACCACCCTGAGTACCCAAGCACCCGGCTTTGCTGTTTGGATGTGGTTTTCCATCATGCAAACATCAGCTTTTCCTGATGGCTCTGACTTGGTGATCCTCTGACTTTCAGCACTTCTCATTCCCATGTCAGCCTGCTCTGCCCCTGCCTAAAGGGCTCCAACTAGAGAAAAGACTGCTCTAACTTAAAGTAGCAATAATATGGACAGTTTTCAAAATGCAGCTCTGTGAGGTGCCCAAGCTCTGGGCTCACAGGAGTGACTTTTCTCCTATGTGTGTCAGGGATGGGCTGCCTAGCTGCCTTCTCAGGAAGCCAACTGCACTCCTTCATTTATTCTCAGAAACCTGTTCAGTTGTTTTGCTATATAAAttctgcacatatatatatacatatttaaatttatatgtgtgtatatatgtgtgattatacattatataatatagaatgtgtatacatatatatgtatgtattttaaagatagaggaagcatatatatttatatatagtatatatatatatgtgtgttgtgtatgtatgtatatgttttgtgtgtatatattttgtgtgtatttgtatgtacaaatatattgTGTCTGTGGGgggggtgtcttagggttttactgctgtgaacagacaccgtgaccaagacaacccttataaggacaacatttaattgggtctggcttacaggttcagaggttcagtccattatcatcaaggcaggagcatggcagcgtccaggcaggcatggtgcaggcagagctgagagttctacatcttcatctgaaggctgctagcagaacattcgcttccaggtagctaggatgagggtcttaaaggtcacacccccagtgacacacctactcacaCAAGGCCACACCCGCTAATCGTGCCACtctctaggccaagcatatacaaaccatcacagtgtgtgtgtgagtatagtgtgtgtgtgtgtgtgtgtgtgtgtgtgtgtgtgtgtgcataagccACAGAACAAAGTGGAAACTGAAGGACAGTTTTGGGGACTAGgttcttccttccaccatgtgattgTGAGAATTGAAATTGGACaatcaggcttggtggtaagaatcttcacctgctgagctatctgaacggcttgagtttttctttttttttcatttgtatgtgcttgtgtgtgtgtgtgtgtgtaaagaaatgTTCTCTGTATTTACACTCTTTTATTACCTACTTCATAACTGGTTTGGTTGTTTCTCACTTGCCTCTAATAGACTTTTGTCTCCCTTTTATTCATCTTTTCCCTGCAATGCCTAACAGATTCTTAGAATATATATTCCATAAAtgtttgctaaaaaaaaaaaaagggttggaCAGATTGATgcgttgttttattgttgttattttaataCTGGGGATTGTTTCTAGGACATGGTGCATGAAAGAAAAGCCCTTGGCCATTTGACCATATTTCTGTGCCACCACGTCCCCCTTTAATATTAACTTGAAATTTTTTGACCTACATATTATACATCTTTATGAGATACACTGTGATATTGCAGTGCACACATACAGTAATGTCAGGGTAGTTGGCATATCCATACACTTATCACATCTTTGCCTTAAAAATATTCCAAACCACCTGTATCTGCTGCTTTGATGTATGCAAATATTACACTGTGCAACAGGATATTAGAAATTATTGTAGATCAAGCCTGTAATCCAACCCTGGAAAGGCGGAGGCAAGGCAGATGTAGtgtgagactgaagaaaagaaaagaaaagaaaagaaaggaaaggaaaggaaaggaaaggaaaggaaaggaaaggaaaggaaaggaaaggaaaggaaaggaaaggaaaggaaaggaaaagaaaagaaaagaaaagaaaagaaaagaaaagaaaagaaaagaaaaggagtttCTGTCTGACAAATACAAGGCCCTTTgatttgaagacatgtccaatcTATTCCTGGGAAATCAAAAGAGCAGGAAACAAAATGGAATCGGAAAAGGTAGGACCCTCCTGCGCATCTATTGCAGTGCctataaaaaaagaataagcgGGATACAATTAGCCCCAGGACTTCCGCCGGGAGGTGCTTGTTCAAATAGATTGGGCGCGTTCTTATCTTTAGCCCCGCCCAAGACTGACAGGACTGGCGCCCTGTGAAATGGGAGGGGTGGGGCTAGCGCACCGTGAGCGTCATCACGCTGCGCCCATGCTCCGCCGGCCTTGTGGTGGACTCCGGAGGTGAGCGAGGGTGTCAACCAGGTCTGGGTTCTGGGGGTCAGCAGTGCTGCGTCCCGTGTCAGTTTCCCTGGTGGTTTCGGTAGCGACTGATTCTCAGAGCGGCCCCGAGTCATAGTCTCGTCTTTCCTCTACAGGAACCTGGCTCACCGGCCGAGGTCTTGCCGTGAGCCCTTGTGTGTACAGTAGCAGGCTGTAACTGAGACAGACAGCTGCAGTAAGTGCTGTGGCCTCGAGATCGTGCCCTGGTAACGACAAGGAATCAACACCGCAGACTCGAGAGTTGAGCGCTTCAAACAACCCCGTTTATTAGTAATACTCCCTAACCCGGGACCAGTTCCAAGAAAGGTTACCAAGTGACAAGGTGTTTCTAAATGGTTACAGCACAAATAATAGTGGGTAAAGAGTAAATAAGGTGACTTGTCTTCTAGTGAGCTCGTAGGTACCTGTAGGTAGAAGAGCTTTGCTCTGTAGAGCTTCTGTGATCAGTAGCAGGGGAATTTTTCCGAATGATTAAGTTAGCTGGTCTCTTAACTGCTTATTTTCCCACTGTATCCTTCCTCATTTGGATAGAGGGACTCCAGTGTGACCAGTTTACTTGTGTGCTTACACACTAATAGTTCCTCGAAACACTTGTGAGCAGGCCATGTTATTCCTAACTTTTCTGTATAGGGAATATGAGGGTTAGATCCATTTTCTACTTTGTAACTATTATAAAGATAAGACCTTTAAGGACCTCTGGCCTGGCTGTttcagaaaagtagaaaaaatgaCTACTGGACACAGGCATTGCTCCTGACAAAATTCACTTGATAAGCTCTAACCATCTGAAGGCTAGTTTAAATGGGGTATTGTGGCACCAGCCTGTGTATAATTTCAGAGGATCCCCTGTAACGGGTGCTACAgaggttttgagccaccataagggtgctggaaactgcacccaggtcctctggaagagcaaccagtgcttagCTGCTTAGGTATCGCTCTAGCCCAACTCATGGGAGGCTAATGTAGAAACATCTCCCAAtttaaggcaagcctgggctaccgTGGAGAAAGGTAAActtcaaaaaaatgaaacaaagccatTGGTTTGTTAATGGATAGGGGAAAGGGGGCAAGACTGTGTCTTAACAATGTTAAGCTTTGAgggtattttcttgttttattttaggtgCTTACAGACACATAATGTCAATAGTCCGTTCATCCGTCCACGCCAAATGGGTTGTGGGGAAGGTGATTGGTACAGCCATGATAAAAACGGCTAAAGTAAGAGCGACCAGACTTGTTTTGGATCCCTACTTACTGAAGGTGAGGACCAACACTTGTTTTAAAATGCCATCGATAAAGTTACCAACATTCCACTGCAgctgttctcagcctgtgggtcgcGACGCATTTGGGAGTCACATgccagatgtttacattatgattcataacagtagcataaTTATGGCTACGAGGTAGCAATGGAAATCATGTTATGgtcgggggtcaccacagcatgaggaactgtattaaagggtcgcagcgttaggaaggctgaggaccactgCTTTAGGGTCTGAGCGGAAAAGCATTTCCCTGTCCATAAAAGATAAGTTGAGCATCTGCAGCAATCTGCTATACCCACTGCTGACCTGTAGGTGTAACCGGGTTCATAGGAGGCTTTCAGGAGCACACACGTCATTCTCAGGTTTCCTGTAGTGACTAGCTAGGCAGAACAGCACGGGAACAGGATAAACTcttaaccccttcttcccaggTTGCCATAAGTCATCCCAGTAAAGAGACATTTGAGCCGACCCTCCAGTACAATTTTATTCCTTGACCGGGTAGCAAGAGTCTTTCCACCATTGATGAATACAGCTGTGATAGGGCATGGCCTCCTGCAGAAACAGCAAGTGGTTTTAAGGAATCAAGGACAGTTGCTttgttgctctgttttgtttggggacagggtcactctatgtagccctggctgtcctggaactcaatatgtagaccagactggctttgaacccacagagatccacctgcctctgccgtcGGTCTGCACCACTATACCTAGGAATCCATAAGGACCAGCTTAAGGAGTGAGGCAGGGGATCCTGCAAAACCGtggagtagaaacaataaagagctGAACTAGAGtgacagcagtgggagtggcgtGGGCAAGGCAGACCTGGGCAAGAAGGGATGGAGCTGTGGTTTGTGAGATGAATAGGGAGAGGGGCAGCTTCCCGgagttgtttttctgtgtgtgtgtgtgtgtgtgtgtgtgtgtgtgtgtgttctttttgcaTCACAGATCCCAGATGGGAGTTACTGATCTGCCACTCTCCTTCCCTCCACAGTACTTTAATAAACGGAAAACCTACTTTGCTCACGATGCCCTTCAGCAGTGCAGCGTCGGGGACATCGTGCTCCTCAGAGCTTTGCCCGTCCCACGATCGAAGCATGTGAAGCACGAACTGGCTGAGATCATCTTCAAAGTCGGCCGAGTTATCGACCCCGTCACCGGAAAGCCCTGTGCAGGAACTGCCTACCTAGAGAGCCCCCTCAGCGAACCTCGGGAGGAGCTCAAGGTCTCCTGAACCCAGGAAAGGAGGAGCCAGAGGcatttctgtctgtgtgttttgCTCAATGGTTTTCATTACTGTTTCTCCTGTGACATTAAAAGTAGTCAGCAAAGTAAAGAGCTTAGTGCTCCATACAGGGTTGCATCCTTTTTCAGATTCTCTGAACTGAAGGTACTGATTACTCTGTATGCCTAAGGATGCGGCATCATTTTGTGAGCTCTCTGTCCTGGATCGTATGTATTGTCTCATTGTTCATTGCCTCCCCCAAAGAAATCTTGGACTGAGCACCTttgttttgaaagaagaaaacctTTTGATAATGACATAAAAGGCTAAACTTAGTTTTGGCAGCttgatttttcaaaatttattgtgtgtgtgtccacaatgCCTGTGTGGGCACacctgtgccaccacacacacactgtggcagccagaggacagctttgtggagtccgGTCTCCTTTCACTCTTACGTGGTTCCCAGTAACAcacctgtacccactgagccatcctattGACACTGAGTTTTAATGATTCATATTCAAAGTAAATTggcctgttttgttgtgttttgggagacaaggtttctctgtgtagccttgactgtcctggaacttgctctgtagaccaggccggcctccaTATCAAAGGCctagcctctgcctctgaagtactgggatttaaggtgtgtgccaccactgctgactagtaaatttaaattttttccccCTTATTTCACCAACTTGCAAGGAGAAATGTTTTAAATGCTGTAAAGACTCTTACTGTAGAAACTTTGGCCTATATATTTCAGTTTTCTGACTCCTAGAAGGAGACTTGGATTTATAGTCCTATCTCAAGCACTAGGCAGCTGGGATTAGTAAGTGTATCTCACAAGGCCTAGTTTACTAGACGATACCAGTGATGATCATCAGGCTCCCAAAGTGGAGAGGGACCCATAGGTGCCCTTAGGACAGATAGGACCCATGGAGAGACCAGATAACttcctgagggagggagggagggagggagggaggacctcAGGGCCTCTCTGCAGACTCAGGAATGATGGGTATGGAGAAGGCAGTTCAAACAGGAAAGTGTGAAGTCCTAAATAACATGGCCGgtgaaactggagagatggcccagtagttaagagctcttgGAGTCCAGAATTACCTCGCAAACTACACGAACACCAATCTCAGTCACACAGGGAGAGTTTATTGAGCATATACCCCAGGACTTCAGGAACTGAACCATGACCCCATGGTAAGAGCCTACAGGATTTTTAAGCCCAAAATCAACAGCCAAGTTATtttaccaatcaggatttagTAATAGGGCATTTCCTTAGGAATACGTCTTTGTTGTACACTTCTGTTTCCATTGGTTGaggtattcaactgtggcaggagACTTGCCTTGTTTAATATTCATGGTCTAACCTGTCTACCAGGATGGGACTTGTCTAACAGTCCTGACTTAACTTGCCATCCAGGGTGTCAGTTACCCACTTACATGGCTCTTTCTGCCAAGTaagatgtcagttcccagggaggttcTGGGAACTTAAATTTTACTTgaccactactcaaaatggaagttttaGTCCAAATCATTCCTTATATTGGTACAGATGTCTCTTGtcttggggtccatcccaggggcagcttacAAAAGCAAATACTATAAAAGTGTATAGACAGGTGCAGGGGgtgctgctgggtggttggtctgagtccaagcttattgtgggtaactatgcaaaacagttctactgacttctatccTGATTGGTTCCCAAGGGCCCAGAACacaacagaatatgtaatcaatctCGGTGTTAGAAAGGTTCCTAATAACAGCAAAACCATTTGAGAAAGtcatgacagcaggcaggctagggctggagagatggctcagcggtcaagagcactgactgcttgttcttccagaggtcgtgaattcaattcccagcaaccacatggtggctc from Mus musculus strain C57BL/6J chromosome 5, GRCm38.p6 C57BL/6J carries:
- the Mrps17 gene encoding 28S ribosomal protein S17, mitochondrial isoform X1; the encoded protein is MSIVRSSVHAKWVVGKVIGTAMIKTAKVRATRLVLDPYLLKYFNKRKTYFAHDALQQCSVGDIVLLRALPVPRSKHVKHELAEIIFKVGRVIDPVTGKPCAGTAYLESPLSEPREELKVS